In the genome of Paenarthrobacter ilicis, the window GGCGGATGCCCTGGGGAAAGCCATGGCCCGTGAGCAGGAAACCACGGGCAGGGAAGACCTGGACTGCTTTATCCAGGTCAGTTTGGACCACGACGCCGGTACGCACCGCGGCGGGGCGGCCCCCTCCGACGTCGAGGCTCTTGCGGACCGGATCGCTGCGACGGCGGGCCTCCAACTCAAGGGGCTGATGGCGGTGGCGCCGTTGGGCAGCGACCCCGGGGCGGCGTTCGAGCTCCTGGCTGGCATCTCCTCCACGCTCGTGGCGATCCACCCTGAGGCTGTGGCCATTTCCGCCGGCATGAGCCAGGACTTGGAAGCGGCCATAAAGTCCGGGGCGACACACCTGAGAATTGGCTCCGATATTCTCGGATCGCGCCCGGCCGTGGGGTAGCGTCAAAGTATTGGAATGACGGGCCGGCGTTCCGATGTGTCAAGTCATGGCGGCCCGCCTACTGCAGAAACGATAGGAGTGCACCATGGCTGGCGCTCTGCGCAAGACAATGATCTATCTTGGGCTCGCCGACGGCGATGAACACTACGAATCTGAGCAGGCGGTTGCCTCGCACACCGACGAAGAACGCCCCCAGGCACAGGATCGGGAGGAGCGCCGCGCGCCCGCTCCCGTCCGGGAAGTTGTCCGTGAAATGCCCACCGTTGAAGCCGAAGAGGAATACCGCGCACCTGTGACACCGATTAAGCGTGCGGCGTCCAGCCGCGAAGACGCCTCTGGCTTGAGGCAGATCACCACGGTTCATCCCCGCTCCTACAATGACGCGAAGGTCATCGGTGAAAGTTTCAGGGACGGTATTCCCGTGATCATGAACGTCACCGATATGGGGGAAGCTGACGCCAAGCGTCTGGTTGATTTCTCCGCCGGCCTGGTGTTTGGGCTTCACGGCAGCATAGAGCGGGTCACCAACAAGGTGTTTCTGCTGTCTCCGTCTTACGTTGAAGTCATCGGCGATGACAAGAAGGCCAGCGAGACGCAGGCCAGCTTCTTCAACCAAAGCTGACAGATTATTTCGACAGATGCCAGGCGGGTTCACCTGCCTGGCATCTGTGTTGCAATAGTAGGGACCGATTGACATTCCGGAACAAGTGGGAGATCTGAGCTAACTCGTGGGCATTGTTTTCGGCCTTATCTACATAGTGTTGTTGGTGTTCTTCATTGCCCTGATCGTCCGCCTCGTTTTCGAATGGGTGCAGATGTTCGCTCGCCAATGGCGTCCGAGGGGTGTGGCGTTGGTTACAGCCCATCTGGTCTACTCCGTGACGGACCCGCCGTTGAAGGGGCTCCGCAGGCTCATACCTCCGCTTCAACTCGGGGGAATTTCACTGGATCTGGGCTTTCTGATCCTGATTATTGCCGTCAGTATTGCCATGAACGTGGCTGCCGGCTTGGCATAACTGCCAGCGGAACCTGGGCCACCGATGGTTCACAGGCCGCAAATTCGCCAATTCAACACGATGGTGTTGAATTGGAGGAACAAGATGTTATTTAGGTACCGTAGTTTTGAACGGCCGGAAGGCCTACTGACTAACTAGACCAACGAGGTGACCAGATGGCTTTGACGCCAGAAGACGTTGTCAACAAGCGCTTTCAGCCGACCAAGTTCCGCGAAGGCTACGACCAGGACGAGGTAGATGACTTCCTCGACGAGATCGTGGTGGAACTCCGCCGCTTGAACCAGGAAAACGATGAGCTTCGCAAGAAGCTTGGCGAGTCCGGTTCGGCTGTTCCCGCTGCAGCAGCTGCAGCCCCCGTGGTTGAGAAGGTTCCCGCTCCGGTCAAGGTTGACAAGGAAGCCGAGGCAAAGGCGGAAGCTGAGGCCAAGGCCGCCGAGGCGGCCAAGAAGAAGGAAGCAGAGCAGGCTGCAGCAGCAGCTTCAGCTCCCAAGGCTCCTGCGGCATCCAACTCCCACACTGCTTCGGCAGAGTCGGCTGCAGGCCTGCTTGCCATGGCACAGCAGATGCACGACAAGCACGTTGCTGACGGTGCACAGCAGAAGGAAAAGATCATTGCAGAGGCACAGATCGAGGCTTCCAGCCTCGTGAACGATGCCCAGGAGAAGTCCCGCAAGATTCTTGGTGCCCTGGAGCAGCAGCGTTCAGTCCTGGAGCGCAAGGTGGAGCAGCTCCGCGGCTTCGAGCGCGACTACCGCTCACGCCTGAAGGCCTACATCGAAGGCCAGCTGCGCGACCTTGACGCCCGTGGTTCTGTCGCTGCCCCTGAGGTGGGCGAAGCAACCGCTGACGTTTAGCAAGTATTCTGAAAGCCGGTGGCTGAGGACTCCTCGGCCACCGGCTTTTGCTGTTAACGCCCTGACAGCTGGCCGCCACGCTTCCCGAAGAAAGCATTATGACCGACGACTTTCCCAACGACGCCCCGCAGCGTGAGTCTGTAAACCGCGCAAAGCGCCGCCCTGCCGCACTCTGGCTGTTCGCCGGCTTCGCGGTCTTTGCCTATGCCTTCGATCAGCTCACCAAACTCTGGGTCACCAGCACCATGGTTGAAGGTGAGAGGATTCCGGTCCTGCCGCCTTTGCTCCACTGGTATTTCATCCGGAATTCCGGTGCCGCCTTTTCGATCGGGGAGAACGTCACCTGGATTTTCACCATCGTGATGGCAGTGGTGTCCATCGCCATCCTCTTCCAGCTGCGTCGACTCGGTTCGCGGTGGTGGGGACTGTCCTTGGGCTTGCTCCTGGGTGGTGCGCTGGGAAACCTGACGGACCGGCTGTTCCGCGATCCGTCGTTTGCCATGGGACATGTGGTGGATTTCATCCAGCTCCCCAATTTTGCGATCTTCAATATCGCCGATTCCGCCGTCGTCTCGGGCGTCGTCATCATCTGCCTGCTGACCTTGCGGGGTATCGGGATGGATGGCAAGCGGCACGTCGCGGCTCCCAAGTCCGCCGAATCAGCAGGTTCGTCCGGTGAGTGAGGCAATGGAAGTCCCGCAGTCACTGAGCGGTGTCAGGGCCGATGCCGGGTTGGCTCAGTTGATGGATATTTCCCGTTCTGCAGCGGCCTTGCTGATCGCAGAGGGCAACGTCACAGTGGACGGAGCCCGGCTGGGAAAGTCAGCGAAGCTCACAGCGGGAGCGGTGTTGAATGTGACGGTCCCGGAGCGTCGTGACCCGTTGGAAGTGGTGGAGGAAGTTGTGGAAGGCCTGAAAATCCTGCTGGACGATGACGACTTTGTGGTCATCGACAAACCTGTTGGCGTAGCTGCCCATCCCTCCCCGGGCTGGGTGGGTCCCACGGTGGTTGGCGGGCTGGCCGGCGCCGGTTACCGGATTTCCACCTCGGGCGCTCCTGAACGTGCCGGCATTGTCCACCGCCTGGACGTTGGTACCTCCGGGGTAATGGTGGTGGCCAAGACCGAACACGCCTATACAGTGCTGAAGCGCGCGTTCAAGGAACGGACCGTGGAGAAGATGTACCACGCTGTGGTGCAGGGGCTGCCCGATCCGCTTGAAGGCACCATTGACGCACCCATCGGACGCCACCCGGGGCATGACTGGAGGTTTGCCGTCATTGAGGACGGCCGGCCGTCAGTAACCCACTATGAGGTCCTTGAAGCGTTTGGAAAAGCGACGCTGGTGGAAGTGCACCTGGAGACCGGACGGACCCACCAGATCCGTGTCCACTTCTCAGCCCTGCGCCATCCCTGTGCGGGCGACCTGACCTATGGCGCTGACCCGCGGCTTGCTGCCACTTTGGGACTGACCAGGCAATGGCTGCATGCCAGGCAATTGGGGTTCGCCCACCCCAGCACGGGGGAGTGGGTGGAAGTTTCCAGTGACTACCCGGCCGATCTTCAATACGCCTTGGACGTCCTGGCTTCCGGCTCTGCCTAGGACTTTCAGACCTTCTGCCCGGCAGGTACGTGGCATCCGGTGGGGAGGGCCGGGCGGGTAGACTATCCGGGTGACTTCCAGCAATGATTCGTTTGTCCACCTGCACACCCATACCGAGTACTCCATGCTGGATGGAGCCGCCAGGCTCGGTGAGCTGTTCGACGAAACCGAACGGCTGGGAATGCCGGCACTGGCCACCACGGACCACGGATACCTCTTCGGTGCGTTCGATTTCTGGCGAAAGGCCACCGACAAGGGCATCAAGCCCATCATCGGGGTGGAGGCCTATGTCACGCCCGGAACTGCGCGTGGCGACAAGGAACGCGTGCGCTGGGGGGACGAAAGCCAGCGCAAGGACGATGTTTCCGGCGGTGGCTCCTACACGCACATGACCTTGTTGAGCTACAACAACGTGGGCATGCGCAACCTGTTCCGTGCGTCCTCCATCGCTTCCCTCGATTCGGTCTTCGGCAAGTGGCCGCGCTTGGACCGCGAGTTGCTCAATACCTACTCCGAGGGCCTCATTGCCACCACTGGCTGCCCTTCCGGTGAGGTCCAGACCAAGCTCAGGCTTGGCCTCTACCGCGAGGCTGTGGAGGCTGCAGCAGAGTTCCGCGACATTTTTGGGGCAGAGAACTACTTCCTTGAACTGATGGACCACGGCCTGGACATCGAACGTCGCGTCACCGGTGACCTCCTGCGCCTGGGCAAGGAGCTCAACCTCCCGCTGGTGGCCACCAACGATCTCCACTACACCCACGAGCATGACGCCAAGGCGCACGAGGCCCTGCTGGCCATCCAGTCCGGATCCACCCTGCTTGAGCCTACCTATGACAACGGCGGCTCGCGCTTCGCGTTCTCAGGCAGCGGGTACTACCTGAAGTCTCCGCGGGAGATGCGGGAACTCTTCCGCGACCATCCCGAAGCTTGCGACAATACGCTGCTGATTGCCGAGCGCTGCGATGTTTCCTTCAACACCGG includes:
- a CDS encoding YggT family protein produces the protein MGIVFGLIYIVLLVFFIALIVRLVFEWVQMFARQWRPRGVALVTAHLVYSVTDPPLKGLRRLIPPLQLGGISLDLGFLILIIAVSIAMNVAAGLA
- a CDS encoding cell division protein SepF, with the translated sequence MAGALRKTMIYLGLADGDEHYESEQAVASHTDEERPQAQDREERRAPAPVREVVREMPTVEAEEEYRAPVTPIKRAASSREDASGLRQITTVHPRSYNDAKVIGESFRDGIPVIMNVTDMGEADAKRLVDFSAGLVFGLHGSIERVTNKVFLLSPSYVEVIGDDKKASETQASFFNQS
- a CDS encoding RluA family pseudouridine synthase, which gives rise to MEVPQSLSGVRADAGLAQLMDISRSAAALLIAEGNVTVDGARLGKSAKLTAGAVLNVTVPERRDPLEVVEEVVEGLKILLDDDDFVVIDKPVGVAAHPSPGWVGPTVVGGLAGAGYRISTSGAPERAGIVHRLDVGTSGVMVVAKTEHAYTVLKRAFKERTVEKMYHAVVQGLPDPLEGTIDAPIGRHPGHDWRFAVIEDGRPSVTHYEVLEAFGKATLVEVHLETGRTHQIRVHFSALRHPCAGDLTYGADPRLAATLGLTRQWLHARQLGFAHPSTGEWVEVSSDYPADLQYALDVLASGSA
- the lspA gene encoding signal peptidase II, which codes for MTDDFPNDAPQRESVNRAKRRPAALWLFAGFAVFAYAFDQLTKLWVTSTMVEGERIPVLPPLLHWYFIRNSGAAFSIGENVTWIFTIVMAVVSIAILFQLRRLGSRWWGLSLGLLLGGALGNLTDRLFRDPSFAMGHVVDFIQLPNFAIFNIADSAVVSGVVIICLLTLRGIGMDGKRHVAAPKSAESAGSSGE
- a CDS encoding YggS family pyridoxal phosphate-dependent enzyme; its protein translation is MSNNGQDERSSHLSERLKVVGRRIEAATAAAGRTSPPELIVVTKFHPAADVRRLAALGIRNVGENRDQEAAAKAGELVDLDLQWHFIGQLQSNKAKSVVKYASSVQSVDRVPLADALGKAMAREQETTGREDLDCFIQVSLDHDAGTHRGGAAPSDVEALADRIAATAGLQLKGLMAVAPLGSDPGAAFELLAGISSTLVAIHPEAVAISAGMSQDLEAAIKSGATHLRIGSDILGSRPAVG
- a CDS encoding DivIVA domain-containing protein, giving the protein MALTPEDVVNKRFQPTKFREGYDQDEVDDFLDEIVVELRRLNQENDELRKKLGESGSAVPAAAAAAPVVEKVPAPVKVDKEAEAKAEAEAKAAEAAKKKEAEQAAAAASAPKAPAASNSHTASAESAAGLLAMAQQMHDKHVADGAQQKEKIIAEAQIEASSLVNDAQEKSRKILGALEQQRSVLERKVEQLRGFERDYRSRLKAYIEGQLRDLDARGSVAAPEVGEATADV